In a single window of the bacterium genome:
- a CDS encoding methionyl-tRNA formyltransferase — MKKLRIVFMGTAAFAVPSLRRLAQSHHEVVAVVTTPDLPRGRGQQVSFTPIKELAVELGLPVLQPDNLKDEQFIASLRFYNADVFLVVAYRILPPEVFELPSLGCINLHASLLPKYRGAAPINWAIIRGESETGVTTFFIQKKVDTGTIILQRKTIIGENETVGELHDRLSEIGADVFLETADLIAENKVVTRVQDDQLATTAPKLFKETCRIDWTRSSREIKNMVRGLSPYPCAWTTIDGEAYKIFRIETVKKAEQSAPGTIIVSNKQDGIWIQTGDGVVAILELQPPSKKRMNVTDFLNGRQLPTGICAE; from the coding sequence ATGAAAAAACTGCGCATTGTATTTATGGGAACGGCGGCATTTGCCGTTCCTTCGCTCCGCCGACTAGCCCAAAGTCATCACGAAGTCGTAGCTGTTGTTACGACGCCGGATCTTCCTCGCGGTCGCGGTCAGCAAGTGAGTTTTACGCCCATCAAAGAATTGGCCGTCGAACTGGGTCTGCCTGTACTACAACCTGACAATCTCAAAGATGAGCAGTTCATTGCGTCTTTACGTTTTTATAATGCGGATGTGTTTTTGGTCGTAGCGTATCGAATATTACCACCCGAAGTTTTTGAATTGCCTTCCTTGGGATGCATCAATTTGCATGCTTCTTTACTGCCCAAATACCGTGGAGCAGCGCCGATCAATTGGGCGATCATACGTGGTGAATCCGAAACCGGAGTCACTACTTTTTTTATTCAGAAAAAAGTGGATACCGGTACGATTATTCTTCAACGAAAAACCATCATCGGTGAAAATGAAACGGTGGGCGAATTGCATGATCGTTTATCAGAAATAGGCGCGGACGTGTTTTTAGAAACCGCTGACCTTATCGCGGAGAATAAGGTGGTGACGCGCGTGCAGGATGATCAATTGGCGACAACGGCACCTAAACTATTCAAAGAAACATGCCGTATTGACTGGACCAGATCGTCTCGGGAAATAAAAAACATGGTGCGGGGACTATCTCCCTATCCGTGCGCATGGACGACCATTGATGGTGAAGCGTACAAAATATTTCGTATTGAAACGGTCAAAAAAGCCGAGCAGTCGGCTCCCGGTACGATCATAGTCTCTAATAAACAAGACGGAATATGGATTCAAACCGGTGATGGAGTGGTCGCGATTTTGGAATTGCAACCCCCGTCCAAAAAACGAATGAATGTAACTGATTTTTTAAACGGACGACAGCTACCGACAGGCATTTGTGCAGAATGA
- the aroQ gene encoding type II 3-dehydroquinate dehydratase: MKFLILNGPNLNLLGEREPHIYGTQTLADIEDNLKTVFPEHTLEFKQSNMEGELIDLLHAVRKTHNGVVFNPGAYSHYAIALQDAITSIQIPVVEVHLSNIHAREEFRSRSVVARACIGQITGFGSYGYEMAIRALIQHHTK; encoded by the coding sequence ATGAAATTTTTAATACTCAATGGCCCCAATCTTAATCTGCTTGGCGAGCGCGAACCGCACATCTACGGGACTCAGACTTTGGCAGATATAGAGGATAATCTCAAAACCGTTTTTCCGGAACATACGCTCGAATTCAAACAATCCAACATGGAAGGGGAATTAATTGATTTATTACACGCTGTGCGTAAAACGCACAACGGCGTGGTTTTTAATCCGGGGGCATATTCGCATTATGCTATCGCGTTACAGGATGCTATTACATCTATTCAAATTCCCGTCGTGGAGGTGCATTTATCCAATATTCATGCACGCGAAGAATTTCGCAGCCGCAGCGTAGTAGCCCGGGCATGCATCGGTCAGATCACCGGTTTCGGTAGCTATGGGTACGAGATGGCCATTCGTGCGCTGATACAGCATCACACAAAGTAA
- a CDS encoding glycosyltransferase, with protein MKVVWFSEIKWTYLKTRKQQIIENFPPDWEVLFIESFVLGKNNQFHPIREGRVTYATVPFFKATPYPLINKLQVLWPFRTVIEWIASLWVLWLCRKTGFDAPERVIATSNIYYADIIRRMKKKAVIYDCNDYPLGFTLLLPTAKEFFKKTIRLSNVTTTVSKKLVEDILPHNPSRVSVIGNGVDFKLFDSKPTIKPVEMPTDRPVVFFSGAVAEWFNVELLTRLIESLPEAAFVVLGPIKHAVTGEQLRILAQVYGLILISEKKHAELPSYMHSASVCILPFRNNRRIWGANPNTLYEFLACGKPTVTFGFSEEVRNLAPHVYIADSDEDFVQYVGKALRSKADTEKLKSLAAKNSWSIKAAQMTDEIRRVV; from the coding sequence ATGAAAGTTGTTTGGTTTTCAGAAATAAAATGGACGTATCTCAAAACGCGTAAGCAGCAGATCATTGAAAATTTTCCGCCGGATTGGGAAGTGCTGTTTATCGAAAGTTTTGTGTTAGGTAAAAATAATCAATTTCACCCTATTCGTGAGGGGCGGGTCACTTATGCCACCGTTCCTTTTTTTAAAGCTACACCTTACCCTCTGATTAACAAGTTGCAAGTGCTTTGGCCGTTTCGTACGGTTATCGAATGGATAGCTTCATTGTGGGTGTTATGGTTATGTCGAAAAACAGGATTTGATGCGCCGGAAAGGGTCATTGCAACATCCAATATTTACTATGCCGATATCATTCGACGCATGAAAAAAAAAGCTGTGATTTACGATTGCAATGATTATCCGTTGGGGTTTACACTATTACTCCCAACCGCAAAGGAGTTTTTTAAAAAAACCATTCGACTTTCGAATGTGACTACCACAGTTTCCAAAAAATTAGTAGAGGACATCCTACCTCATAATCCATCGCGTGTGTCGGTTATCGGAAACGGTGTAGATTTTAAATTATTTGATTCGAAGCCTACTATTAAGCCAGTGGAAATGCCCACAGACCGACCTGTAGTATTTTTTAGCGGAGCTGTAGCAGAATGGTTCAATGTTGAATTATTAACACGACTGATCGAATCACTCCCTGAGGCGGCATTTGTCGTATTAGGCCCGATCAAACATGCGGTTACCGGTGAGCAGCTACGGATACTGGCTCAAGTTTACGGGCTGATATTGATCTCAGAAAAAAAACATGCTGAACTACCTTCGTATATGCACAGTGCAAGCGTGTGTATCTTACCATTCCGCAATAACCGTCGTATTTGGGGGGCAAACCCAAATACCCTCTATGAGTTTCTAGCCTGCGGTAAACCAACTGTAACGTTTGGCTTCTCTGAAGAAGTTCGTAATTTAGCTCCACATGTTTATATTGCGGATTCCGACGAAGACTTTGTTCAATATGTTGGCAAAGCTCTACGTAGTAAGGCAGATACAGAAAAGCTTAAATCTTTAGCTGCGAAAAACAGTTGGTCAATCAAAGCAGCGCAAATGACAGACGAAATTAGACGCGTCGTATGA
- a CDS encoding type III pantothenate kinase, with translation MSTRLGIDVGNTHIKIGVLDGERVVDVWRFRTDSERSVDEYYFQLQNVCREAKLDTIPELLIASVVPSVTIAFQLLEETRGVKSSFIDVKSPLSYGFHPAINHQVGADILILAEAAVRLKGKDVIIVSAGTATTVFAVSDGVFQGGAISPGIKGSVESLIAKAALLKTVYLDVPNSPIGQNTDDAVRSGVIFGYAGMIDGLVTRMREQLGKPDMPVLASGGMIAKFAKVSRTIHEIKPDLGIQGLAYLSGKL, from the coding sequence ATGAGCACAAGACTGGGAATTGACGTCGGGAATACGCATATCAAAATCGGCGTGCTGGACGGCGAGCGTGTTGTGGACGTATGGCGGTTTCGTACGGATTCGGAACGCTCCGTTGATGAATATTATTTTCAACTTCAGAATGTTTGCCGTGAGGCCAAATTGGATACGATACCGGAGCTGCTAATCGCCAGTGTCGTGCCGTCGGTCACCATAGCGTTTCAGTTATTGGAAGAAACCCGTGGAGTGAAATCATCTTTTATTGATGTTAAGTCACCTTTGAGTTATGGATTTCATCCGGCAATCAATCATCAGGTTGGTGCGGATATTTTGATATTAGCCGAAGCGGCGGTTCGTCTGAAAGGAAAAGATGTCATCATTGTTTCCGCAGGCACGGCGACGACGGTTTTTGCCGTGAGCGATGGTGTTTTTCAAGGCGGTGCTATTTCGCCGGGTATCAAAGGTTCGGTCGAATCATTGATTGCAAAAGCGGCATTACTTAAAACAGTTTATTTGGATGTACCGAATTCGCCGATCGGTCAAAATACTGATGATGCGGTGCGCAGCGGTGTGATCTTTGGTTATGCGGGTATGATAGACGGGCTCGTAACGCGTATGCGTGAGCAATTAGGAAAACCGGATATGCCTGTTTTGGCCAGCGGCGGCATGATCGCCAAATTTGCCAAAGTTTCGCGCACTATTCATGAAATCAAACCCGATTTGGGTATTCAGGGATTAGCCTATCTGAGCGGAAAACTATGA
- the sucD gene encoding succinate--CoA ligase subunit alpha, whose amino-acid sequence MSVLVDKKTRLVVQGITGKEGTFHTSQMTEYGPYVVAGVTPGKGGLVYKGNEKDKLKYGVPVFNTVKDAVEKAKANTSVIFVPPAFAADAIIEAAEAGIKVIICITEGIPAADMVRAYNFIKDKGVHLVGPNCPGVISPGKCKVGIMPAFIHKPGRVGVISRSGTLTYEAVGQLTALKIGQSTCIGIGGDPVIGTRFVDAFKLFAEDKDTDAIIMIGEIGGTAEEEAAAWVKKNFKKPVVAFIAGQTAPPGRRMGHAGAIISGGKGTAEEKMKALKSAGIHVVKSPADLGVTVAQVLGIKVKSAASAKPAVKVEAKKTDKKKDKKSDKKSKKSDKKKDKKKDKKKKK is encoded by the coding sequence ATGAGTGTTTTGGTAGATAAAAAGACCCGTCTTGTGGTACAAGGTATTACGGGTAAAGAAGGTACTTTTCATACAAGTCAGATGACAGAGTATGGTCCGTACGTAGTCGCCGGTGTAACACCGGGCAAGGGTGGTCTTGTATATAAAGGAAATGAAAAAGATAAACTGAAGTATGGTGTACCCGTTTTTAACACGGTCAAAGATGCGGTGGAAAAAGCCAAGGCCAATACATCGGTGATCTTTGTTCCTCCGGCTTTTGCTGCCGATGCCATCATCGAAGCAGCCGAAGCAGGTATCAAAGTGATTATTTGTATTACCGAAGGTATCCCTGCCGCGGATATGGTGCGTGCCTACAATTTCATCAAAGATAAAGGTGTGCATCTCGTCGGGCCGAATTGCCCCGGTGTGATTTCGCCCGGTAAATGTAAAGTCGGTATCATGCCGGCATTTATTCACAAACCCGGTCGCGTCGGAGTTATTTCCCGTTCCGGAACACTGACCTATGAAGCGGTGGGACAGCTAACGGCATTGAAAATCGGTCAATCCACCTGTATCGGTATCGGCGGTGATCCTGTGATCGGTACGCGTTTCGTGGATGCATTCAAACTATTTGCCGAAGATAAAGATACGGATGCGATCATTATGATCGGTGAAATCGGCGGTACGGCTGAAGAAGAAGCGGCCGCATGGGTTAAAAAGAATTTTAAAAAACCCGTGGTTGCATTTATCGCGGGCCAGACCGCGCCTCCGGGTCGTCGTATGGGCCATGCCGGTGCGATCATCAGCGGTGGCAAAGGTACAGCGGAAGAAAAAATGAAAGCGCTGAAGTCGGCTGGAATTCACGTCGTCAAAAGCCCTGCCGATCTCGGCGTGACCGTAGCGCAGGTGCTTGGCATTAAAGTAAAAAGTGCGGCTTCGGCAAAACCTGCCGTAAAAGTTGAAGCAAAAAAAACGGACAAGAAAAAGGATAAGAAATCGGATAAGAAGTCTAAAAAATCCGATAAGAAAAAAGACAAAAAGAAAGATAAGAAGAAGAAAAAATAA
- a CDS encoding OsmC family protein: MEAVAPKPKYKTFTYHTGLHRIATRAAMLSSEDKPAFRVASPPEFKGETDVWTPEDLFVAAAEICTMTTFISFTEKAGLHIADYQSRANGILEFVEGGYRFTKIVVRPKIAVDNEADLEKARTIMHDAHKKCLIANSMKTEVIVEAEFVITEAA; the protein is encoded by the coding sequence ATGGAAGCAGTAGCCCCCAAACCCAAATATAAAACATTTACCTATCATACCGGTTTGCATCGTATAGCAACGCGTGCAGCGATGCTTTCATCCGAAGATAAGCCGGCTTTTCGTGTTGCCAGCCCGCCGGAGTTTAAAGGTGAAACCGATGTCTGGACGCCGGAAGATTTGTTCGTCGCGGCGGCTGAAATTTGTACCATGACGACGTTTATTTCATTTACGGAAAAAGCCGGATTACACATTGCCGATTATCAAAGCCGGGCCAACGGTATTTTAGAATTTGTCGAAGGCGGTTATCGGTTTACAAAAATCGTAGTGCGTCCCAAAATCGCTGTAGATAACGAAGCGGATTTAGAAAAAGCGCGCACCATTATGCATGATGCACATAAAAAATGCCTGATTGCCAATTCTATGAAAACCGAAGTGATCGTGGAAGCGGAATTTGTAATAACAGAGGCGGCCTGA
- a CDS encoding nitronate monooxygenase: MSLPLIIQGGMGVAISDWRLARAVSITGQLGVVSGTGISRIFTSRLMQGDVSGMIREALSHFPSKESVQSVLERYFIPGGKSTEDPYKSQPVYSLNPSVFLEQLTTLANYVEVFLAKREHTGIVGINLLEKVQMPNLASLYGAMLAGVDYVLMGAGIPTQIAGILDKLRNHEPVSYRLDIQNSSPNDEVRFHFDPQKIFPDIAKLTSTLKRPKFIPIVSSTVLAQALIKRSEGKIDGFIVETPTAGGHNAPPRGSMRLNERGEPIYGEKDKVDIAKLKELGLPFWLAGGFGHPEKLKEAVNNGAAGIQVGTLFSLCDESGMDALLKKQTLQKILDKNVKIITNPVISPTGFPFKVTQIKGTASDTEVYSARERICDLSLLRTVSKNDDGTIVYRCPAEPVEEYVRKGGHAEDTIGRTCLCNNLVAAAGFPQIRKNGYVEPPLVTSGDDLESVNIFISKDKLNYSAKEVINYLMKQNNR, from the coding sequence ATGAGTTTACCTTTAATTATCCAAGGTGGAATGGGTGTTGCCATTTCCGACTGGCGATTAGCCAGGGCTGTTTCTATAACCGGTCAGTTAGGTGTTGTGTCCGGCACAGGGATCAGCCGTATTTTCACTTCGCGGCTTATGCAGGGTGATGTGTCGGGTATGATACGCGAAGCGCTATCCCATTTTCCCTCTAAGGAATCCGTACAATCCGTTCTCGAACGCTATTTCATTCCTGGTGGAAAATCTACTGAAGATCCTTATAAATCACAGCCGGTTTACTCGTTGAATCCATCCGTTTTTTTGGAACAGCTAACTACGCTGGCCAATTATGTAGAAGTTTTTCTTGCAAAACGTGAACATACTGGCATTGTCGGCATCAATCTTCTTGAAAAAGTACAAATGCCTAACCTCGCTTCGCTCTATGGAGCTATGTTGGCAGGCGTTGACTATGTATTGATGGGAGCGGGAATCCCTACTCAAATTGCAGGAATATTGGACAAACTTAGAAATCACGAACCCGTCAGTTACCGCTTAGACATTCAAAATTCATCCCCAAATGACGAAGTTCGCTTTCATTTTGATCCGCAAAAAATTTTTCCAGACATCGCAAAATTGACAAGCACACTCAAGCGCCCAAAATTTATTCCGATTGTTTCATCCACCGTACTTGCGCAAGCTTTGATCAAACGAAGTGAAGGCAAGATCGATGGTTTTATCGTCGAAACGCCGACAGCCGGAGGTCATAATGCGCCGCCACGCGGATCCATGCGACTAAATGAACGGGGAGAGCCGATATACGGAGAAAAAGATAAAGTTGATATCGCGAAGTTAAAAGAATTAGGCCTGCCTTTTTGGTTAGCCGGAGGTTTCGGACATCCGGAAAAACTGAAAGAAGCCGTTAATAACGGAGCCGCAGGAATTCAAGTCGGTACTTTATTTTCTTTATGCGATGAATCCGGAATGGATGCCCTACTCAAAAAACAAACCTTACAAAAAATCTTGGATAAAAACGTAAAAATAATAACCAACCCCGTTATTTCCCCTACCGGGTTCCCTTTCAAAGTCACGCAAATCAAAGGCACGGCATCGGATACTGAGGTGTATTCTGCCCGTGAACGAATATGCGATTTAAGTCTTTTGCGAACGGTATCCAAAAACGATGACGGAACTATCGTCTATCGCTGTCCCGCCGAGCCAGTGGAAGAATATGTACGCAAAGGAGGCCACGCAGAAGATACTATAGGTCGTACCTGTCTTTGCAATAATCTGGTGGCCGCTGCCGGATTTCCCCAAATCCGAAAAAACGGCTATGTCGAACCGCCTCTGGTGACATCCGGCGATGATTTAGAAAGTGTGAATATCTTCATCTCAAAAGATAAATTAAATTATTCGGCCAAAGAAGTTATCAATTACCTTATGAAACAAAATAATCGATAA
- a CDS encoding peptidase, with translation MKILSTIASIIITAGSVLAGDKLDLRYDVDLTKIEKDSFFVTLHVKGIQNDTTVFQFASTAPGTYQVMDIGRFVGGFTAYDEKGRVLPVIHRSVNQYVIAGAKKLHTIRYQVEDSYDTIIKEDQVGPMSGSSIETDNVLLNGQMVFGYFQGFQSNPMQIKYNYPQGWLVGTALEEKNGTYKAKTFDEVVDSPFLFGKLTKAGMKIGGAQVDVFCHAKNGTMAADSLLSHLKDILISAEQFLGGLPVKRYAFLYKFTSDPLPAWGAWEHSYSSFYILPESTSFPSGGGMGSGLVDIIRSTAAHEFFHIVTPLNIHSEIIERFNFEQPTPSRHLWFYEGVTEWAAQIMQVRSGLVQPNEFCERVSQKMSVNDNYDPRVSLVDLSLGSYGHLNAQYQNIYAKGALTAMLLDMRLLELSKGKTGLRDVVLKLSKKYGPDKAFPDSEFFDIIVKMTYPEIDDFIKRYIQGNEPLPVREYIAKAGYDYVKSKPTGRFRSVRGTFSLSLDHDKVVVSGVDTTNEVNRQTGIREGDVILGMWYQDKLYDLRDPAMQQIRQTMQPGESFAWKIERDAKEMILQGTAGKIEIMENHVITPVREPSAEQQQFHSWWLKSFKGK, from the coding sequence GTGAAAATATTAAGCACCATTGCATCGATTATAATAACCGCAGGTTCCGTACTTGCCGGAGATAAACTAGATTTGCGATACGATGTTGATTTGACCAAAATAGAAAAAGATTCTTTTTTTGTTACGTTGCACGTTAAAGGAATTCAAAACGACACGACGGTGTTTCAGTTTGCCTCGACGGCACCTGGCACGTACCAAGTAATGGATATCGGTCGTTTTGTCGGTGGTTTTACGGCGTATGATGAAAAAGGGCGTGTGTTGCCGGTTATACATCGCAGCGTTAATCAGTATGTCATCGCGGGTGCCAAAAAACTACATACGATCCGATATCAAGTCGAGGATTCGTATGATACAATAATCAAAGAAGATCAAGTGGGTCCGATGAGCGGATCTTCGATCGAAACGGATAATGTTTTACTCAACGGTCAGATGGTTTTCGGATATTTTCAGGGCTTTCAGTCAAATCCGATGCAGATCAAATACAATTATCCCCAAGGATGGCTGGTCGGTACAGCGCTTGAAGAAAAAAACGGAACCTATAAAGCTAAAACTTTCGATGAAGTGGTTGACTCTCCGTTTTTGTTTGGTAAGCTGACTAAAGCCGGTATGAAAATCGGCGGAGCTCAGGTGGATGTATTTTGTCATGCCAAAAATGGAACGATGGCGGCTGACAGTCTGCTTTCGCACCTTAAAGATATTTTGATATCAGCAGAGCAATTTCTAGGAGGACTGCCGGTCAAACGTTATGCCTTCTTATATAAGTTTACCTCAGATCCTTTGCCGGCTTGGGGTGCATGGGAACACAGTTATTCCTCGTTTTACATTCTACCGGAGAGCACTTCTTTTCCTTCAGGCGGAGGTATGGGTTCCGGACTTGTGGATATCATCAGAAGTACGGCGGCGCATGAATTTTTTCACATTGTCACGCCGCTTAACATTCATAGTGAAATCATCGAACGATTTAATTTTGAACAACCCACGCCATCACGCCATTTGTGGTTCTATGAAGGGGTTACGGAATGGGCAGCACAGATTATGCAGGTGCGCAGCGGATTAGTTCAACCAAATGAGTTCTGTGAGAGAGTTTCTCAAAAAATGAGTGTCAACGACAATTATGATCCGCGCGTCAGCTTGGTGGATCTATCCTTAGGTTCGTATGGGCACTTAAACGCGCAGTATCAAAATATCTATGCCAAAGGTGCTTTGACGGCCATGTTACTCGATATGCGATTGTTAGAGCTTTCGAAAGGAAAAACAGGGTTGCGCGATGTCGTATTGAAGCTTTCCAAAAAATACGGACCGGATAAAGCTTTTCCGGATTCAGAATTTTTTGATATCATCGTCAAGATGACGTACCCTGAAATCGATGATTTTATTAAACGATATATCCAGGGTAACGAGCCTCTACCGGTGAGAGAATACATTGCAAAAGCAGGATATGATTACGTTAAATCAAAGCCGACCGGTAGATTTCGTTCCGTGCGAGGTACCTTCTCGTTGTCGTTAGACCACGATAAAGTTGTGGTTAGCGGTGTTGACACGACGAACGAAGTCAATCGCCAAACGGGAATTCGCGAAGGGGATGTGATATTGGGGATGTGGTATCAGGATAAGCTTTATGATTTGCGCGATCCTGCGATGCAGCAAATTCGCCAAACCATGCAACCCGGCGAATCCTTTGCGTGGAAAATCGAGCGCGATGCCAAAGAAATGATATTGCAAGGTACAGCCGGTAAAATTGAAATCATGGAAAATCATGTAATAACTCCGGTCAGAGAACCCTCAGCGGAACAACAACAGTTTCATTCGTGGTGGTTGAAATCTTTTAAAGGAAAATAG
- a CDS encoding tRNA-binding protein, translating to MISYDDFDKVEIRTGTIIEVNDFHKARKPAYQLTIDFGVAGIKRSSAQITDMYDKQALIGKQILAVVNFPPKQIANFFSECLVLGVVTPEGVVLLQTERPVANGLRIS from the coding sequence ATGATCAGCTACGACGATTTTGACAAGGTGGAAATTCGCACCGGTACGATCATCGAAGTAAATGATTTTCACAAAGCACGGAAGCCCGCTTATCAACTCACAATTGATTTTGGAGTGGCAGGCATCAAACGCTCGAGTGCACAGATCACGGATATGTATGACAAACAAGCCCTCATCGGAAAACAAATCCTCGCTGTTGTCAATTTCCCACCCAAACAAATTGCCAATTTCTTTTCGGAATGTCTTGTGCTCGGCGTGGTAACACCGGAAGGGGTTGTATTGCTTCAAACCGAGCGACCTGTTGCAAACGGTTTGAGGATTTCATGA
- a CDS encoding peptidase: MRWMKLWVMAVTFSGSLIAGDIKLNYRVDISEPMQDRFYVTLAVKGWSNDSAVFQFASTAPGTYQVMDVGRFVNGFTASDSKGKSLPVVQRGINQYVINDAKNLAIISYRVEDVNDTNLTVHPIYPMAGSNIEKDNALINGQMVFGYFHGYQANPIQVQIDCPKDWKIATALTPKNGIYSADSFDHIVDSPFLLGRLTEVKTKVGGAEVGIYCYSQNNIVTADSLLEALRAMLVAAEKFLGELPVKRYAFLYHFRQDVPAVYGAWEHSYSSEYVMPEKPMSVYGETVKDFSAHEFFHIVTPLNIHSEIIQQFNFVKPTPSDHLWLYEATTEWASHLMQVRGGMITSDEFTERITNKLVTSDYFRSDLSLVDLAHGSFGELAPQYGNIYVRGALTMMLFDMRLLELTKGKMGLNDLVKKLAKQYGPKKAFPEKEIFDIVVKMTHPDMKDFIDRYIKGYEPLPVERMLNLAGYAYHAKFETNEEKTDMGKFDFDYGTDKITFKDVDASNAVTAKLGLQNGDAFLGFIKDSTEFRLGKPGVQKAMNSVKPGEEFGLIVQRGSEEIKLTAKAGVKKNIKPHVILPVEKPTSDQLAFRKRWLSN; encoded by the coding sequence ATGCGTTGGATGAAACTATGGGTAATGGCTGTTACCTTTTCCGGGTCGCTTATCGCAGGGGATATCAAACTAAATTACCGTGTAGACATTTCCGAACCTATGCAAGATCGGTTTTATGTGACACTGGCTGTAAAAGGATGGTCAAATGATTCGGCGGTATTTCAATTCGCTTCGACAGCGCCCGGTACATATCAGGTGATGGATGTCGGTCGCTTTGTCAATGGTTTTACGGCCAGCGACAGCAAAGGGAAATCGCTTCCCGTCGTACAACGCGGCATTAATCAATATGTAATCAATGACGCTAAAAATTTGGCTATTATATCGTATCGCGTAGAAGATGTTAATGACACCAATTTAACCGTTCACCCCATTTATCCGATGGCCGGATCCAATATTGAAAAAGACAATGCGCTTATTAACGGCCAGATGGTTTTTGGATACTTTCACGGGTATCAGGCTAATCCGATACAAGTGCAAATTGATTGCCCGAAAGATTGGAAAATTGCAACTGCGCTTACTCCAAAAAACGGCATATATTCGGCTGATTCGTTTGATCACATCGTAGATTCGCCGTTTTTATTAGGGCGATTGACCGAAGTGAAAACCAAGGTTGGCGGTGCTGAAGTAGGTATCTACTGTTATTCGCAAAATAATATCGTTACGGCTGATTCGTTGCTTGAAGCATTGCGAGCGATGCTGGTCGCTGCGGAAAAATTTTTAGGTGAATTGCCTGTAAAGCGGTATGCGTTTTTATATCATTTTCGTCAAGACGTGCCGGCGGTTTATGGTGCATGGGAACATAGCTATTCCTCAGAATACGTCATGCCTGAAAAACCGATGAGTGTTTATGGTGAAACGGTGAAAGATTTTTCCGCGCATGAATTTTTTCATATTGTAACACCGCTCAATATTCACAGTGAAATTATCCAGCAATTCAATTTTGTAAAACCGACGCCTTCCGATCATCTTTGGTTGTACGAGGCAACGACGGAATGGGCTTCCCATCTCATGCAAGTGCGCGGCGGCATGATTACTTCGGATGAATTTACAGAGCGTATTACGAATAAATTAGTTACCAGTGATTATTTTCGTTCGGATCTTAGTTTAGTCGATCTCGCGCACGGATCGTTTGGTGAATTGGCGCCACAGTATGGTAATATTTACGTCCGCGGTGCATTGACGATGATGCTTTTTGATATGCGACTGCTCGAACTCACCAAGGGTAAAATGGGTTTAAATGATTTGGTTAAAAAACTGGCCAAGCAGTACGGACCGAAAAAAGCATTTCCGGAAAAAGAAATTTTTGACATTGTCGTCAAAATGACGCACCCCGACATGAAAGATTTTATTGATCGTTATATCAAAGGATACGAACCATTGCCCGTAGAAAGAATGCTGAATTTGGCGGGTTATGCCTATCATGCAAAGTTTGAAACGAATGAAGAAAAAACGGACATGGGCAAGTTTGATTTTGATTATGGTACGGATAAGATAACATTTAAAGACGTGGATGCATCCAATGCCGTGACGGCCAAACTGGGCTTGCAAAACGGCGATGCTTTCCTTGGCTTCATCAAAGACAGTACGGAATTTCGATTAGGCAAACCGGGTGTCCAAAAAGCTATGAATAGCGTTAAGCCCGGCGAAGAATTTGGCTTGATCGTACAACGTGGCAGTGAAGAGATCAAGCTTACAGCCAAGGCCGGTGTCAAAAAAAATATCAAGCCCCATGTCATACTTCCCGTCGAGAAACCGACGTCGGACCAATTGGCTTTTCGTAAACGTTGGCTAAGTAATTAA
- a CDS encoding GrpB family protein has translation MKIHVIAYDAQWAVLFESESRRLTKLWPDKTLSIEHIGSTAVPGLAAKPVVDILIGTDDMIELQAMVSKLTDADYRYIPEYEKYIPERRFFIRPKNNVEEKSINWNPDYGARDHLFHIHAAARTSPFWGRHITFRDVLRRDKALRDAYADLKYKLSENVPEDKNTYAQGKFEFIQAVGKKLGVQV, from the coding sequence TTGAAAATTCATGTTATCGCGTATGATGCGCAGTGGGCTGTCCTATTTGAATCCGAATCCCGGCGGTTAACGAAACTTTGGCCTGATAAGACCTTGAGTATCGAACATATCGGAAGTACCGCTGTACCGGGTTTAGCGGCTAAACCTGTCGTGGATATTTTGATCGGAACTGACGATATGATCGAACTCCAAGCGATGGTGTCTAAATTGACGGATGCGGATTATCGGTATATACCGGAGTACGAAAAATATATTCCAGAAAGACGTTTTTTTATTAGACCAAAAAATAATGTCGAAGAGAAATCCATAAATTGGAATCCGGATTACGGAGCGCGCGATCATTTATTTCATATTCATGCGGCTGCCAGAACGTCGCCGTTTTGGGGACGTCATATTACGTTTCGTGATGTTTTGCGCCGTGATAAGGCTTTGCGGGATGCGTATGCGGATTTAAAATATAAATTATCTGAAAACGTACCTGAAGATAAAAATACGTACGCACAAGGCAAATTTGAATTTATTCAAGCGGTCGGAAAAAAATTGGGAGTGCAAGTATGA